CGCGATGGTCCCGAAGGTGAGTATCTCACAGATCGGTTGACCGACGAAGCGGTTCAATTTATTCAAGACAATCGGGATGGCCCTTTTTTTCTATATCTCGCCCACTGGGCGCTGCACGCCCCCATTTTAGCCAAAGCTGATAAAATTGCCGCCTACGAGAAAGCCGGACATTCCAACCCGCCTTATGGTGCTATGGTTGAAAGCGTTGATGAAAGCGTGGGGCGCGTGATGCAAACGCTCGATGATCTCTGCCTTGCAGACAACACGCTTGTCATCTTTTCAGCCGATCATGGCGGCATAGCCAAATACACCAATATGGATCCGTTACGCGGTGGCAAAGGCGCGCTTTACGAAGGCGGTATCCGCGTATCTACCTGCATGCGTTGGCCCAGTGTCATTCCTGCGGGCACAACATGCGATGTGCCGATCTACGGTATCGACTTTATGCCTACCCTTGCTGAAGTTACCTCTGGTACACTTCCTGAGCATCAACCTGTTGATGGTGAAAGTTTGGTTCCTCTTTTCTCTGGTGCAACATCCCTTAAACGCGATACCCTGTACTGGCACTTCCCTCTGTATCTCGGAGGATCTGATTGCCAAAATATCACGCCCTTGCGGGGTGGTCGCGCTGGTCAGGGTACGGGTTGGCGTACTGTGCCTTCGGGAGCCATCCGCAAGGGTGACTGGAAACTGATTGAGCGATTTGATACCGAGAGTGTGGAACTTTACAATATTGCTCGTGATATTGGTGAAAAAAATGACCTTGCTACACGTCATACCGAAAAAGCCACTGAACTTTTGAAAGATCTCAAAAATTGGCAACGCGATACAAAAGCCATTATCCCCAACGAACCCAATCCGTATTATGATATGGAGTACGAACGTACTGTTGCTCAACAATAGATGGGTATGACAAACAGGGAGAACGAAATGAGTAAACCAAATCTGCTGATTATTCACACCGATGAACACAATTTTCGCACATTGGGTTGTTATCGCGATTTGATGCCGGAGGATCAGGCTTTTGTCTGGGGACCGGGGGTCAAAGTGGATACGCCTCATATTGATTCGCTCGCCCGGGACGGCGCTATTTGCGACAGTTATTATTCGTCGTCGCCTGTTTGCTCGCCTTCGCGTGCTTCTTTTGTGTCCGGCCTTTATCCGATTGCTACCGACGTGTATAAAAACGATATCCCCCTGAAAGAGGGGTTGATCACTTTTGCCGAGGTGCTCAAAAACCAGGGGTATGTCACCTCATATCTCGGCAAGTGGCATCTGGGTGGAGAAGCTAAGCCCGGCTTTGCGCCAGAGCACAAATTTGGTTTTGAGGACAATCGGTATATGTGGAACCGCGGTCACTGGAAGAAACTCGGTCTGAAAGAGGACGGCACACCCTATGTTGCGGCGAGGAACAACAGGGGTGGGCCTGCCAGCAGAGTAGATGGTGCCGATGAAAAGTCGTTTACAACTGATTGGTTGACTGACCGCACTCTGGAAATTATTGAACGCGATCAGAATCACCCCTTTTGCATTATGGTCTCTATCCCGGATCCGCACGGGCCAAACACGGTTCGCGCGCCCTACGACACGATGTACAAAGATATGGTTTTTCAAAATCCACGCACGATGGATTTTCCCGTGGAGAAAATGCCGAAATGGCACCGGGTTGGAGACAGGAATACGGCCCGTGAACTGAATCAGAGGCAGATGCAGAGGTATTTTGGGATGGTCAAATGCATCGACGATAATGTGGGGCGTATTCTAACAGATCTGGAAGCCGGGGGACTGGATCAGAATACGATTGTGATTTTTACTGCCGATCACGGCGACCTGATGGGCGAACATAGGCGCCACAACAAGGGGATGCCCTACGAGGGCAGTGCAAAGATTCCGTTTGTGATTCGCTGGCCCGAGAAGATTGCGCCGGGGAAAGTTGTGAATACCGCCTATACGACGGCTGATTTCGGTCCG
The DNA window shown above is from Gemmatimonadota bacterium and carries:
- a CDS encoding sulfatase-like hydrolase/transferase, which produces MSKPNLLIIHTDEHNFRTLGCYRDLMPEDQAFVWGPGVKVDTPHIDSLARDGAICDSYYSSSPVCSPSRASFVSGLYPIATDVYKNDIPLKEGLITFAEVLKNQGYVTSYLGKWHLGGEAKPGFAPEHKFGFEDNRYMWNRGHWKKLGLKEDGTPYVAARNNRGGPASRVDGADEKSFTTDWLTDRTLEIIERDQNHPFCIMVSIPDPHGPNTVRAPYDTMYKDMVFQNPRTMDFPVEKMPKWHRVGDRNTARELNQRQMQRYFGMVKCIDDNVGRILTDLEAGGLDQNTIVIFTADHGDLMGEHRRHNKGMPYEGSAKIPFVIRWPEKIAPGKVVNTAYTTADFGPTILGLMGIEEEIPDAHGLNDAAAFLGDEKVVDDDRIVYMTTSTSQTIMAVNRRYKLVLSQVDDPWLYDLHKDPDELVNVYSDPEYKEVAERFKAELIAQMERYNEPALRKGRLIY
- a CDS encoding sulfatase; translation: MTLPNIVFILISDMGWRDVGFLGCKTHETPNIDRLAHGGMIFPQTYSCGPNCAPSRASIMSGMYTPRHEIYTPGGASKGDVRLMKLITPARDADLERFPSNYPIALKPDVTCIPQVLKSAGYACGSIGKWQLGNDPEAGPISKGFDHNVGGHQRMGRHFSPYKNPAMRDGPEGEYLTDRLTDEAVQFIQDNRDGPFFLYLAHWALHAPILAKADKIAAYEKAGHSNPPYGAMVESVDESVGRVMQTLDDLCLADNTLVIFSADHGGIAKYTNMDPLRGGKGALYEGGIRVSTCMRWPSVIPAGTTCDVPIYGIDFMPTLAEVTSGTLPEHQPVDGESLVPLFSGATSLKRDTLYWHFPLYLGGSDCQNITPLRGGRAGQGTGWRTVPSGAIRKGDWKLIERFDTESVELYNIARDIGEKNDLATRHTEKATELLKDLKNWQRDTKAIIPNEPNPYYDMEYERTVAQQ